The genomic stretch AcatgatgtcctgaatgaaataaccAATTTTAGGAAGATGATCTCTCTGATGTGGCATTCCTCCTTGTTTGTTGTGGGACCCTATCCAGTTTTGTGCAGACTGTCCCACTAATAAATTGGTAAATTTAGTTCCCACTATATGAAATTGGAGCAGTGTGCATAAATTCCTTGCAGAGCCCTTTTGGCAACATTAAAGTAAAACTGTATTTTGCCACAAGTCCTCCATCAGTTGAGTGCCAGGAGTTTTTGGCCTGAAATTATTCTGTACCTGGGAATTATGATGTCCTAAATTGTGTTATTTGTTGCAGGATACCCTGCCTCTGGCCAGCTCTTGCAGCCATTGTATCTGTGTGGGTAGTCCCATTGAACTTCTGAATTATTGTGACCTAACAATGGTGTCCCCCTTTTTTCAGATGGTAATGGTGGAAGATTTGGTGGTGATAAACTCAATGAATATCAAATGAGGTTTTGGAACTTTTAGATTGTCATTGTCTGGTACTTTTGTGTCTGTCACTTTGAATTTAGTGTTACTAAACAGCAAATACAGCTTCACAAAAAAAGTCAAGTAGATTTAAAATTTTAGAATTGTTTATCTGATTATTCAGCTGGTAAACCTCATAAACATGACTAAGAAAACCTTGTTTTATTTAATCAGGCAAATTTGAGGAAAAAGAAGATCGTGTACCCAAACTTGAACAACTCAACAGCCTTCATTGCATGACTAGTGTGAATTTGGTGTTAAACAAGCAGACCTTATTGCACATGGAGCTCTTGTTACTGGAATCCTTTCAGTGGAACCTCTGCCTACCAACTGCTGCCCATTTTATTGATTACTACCTCTCCATTGCTGTGCATGAAACTGATCTTCATGATGGGTGGCCCATGTTTTACTTGGAGAAGACCAAATTGTACACCAAAAAGTACTCTGGCTACTTTCTAGAAGTTACTTTACAGGGTATTTATTGTTCATTCAAAGTTTTACTCACTCAAACACTTGCATATCAGCATATTTGAATAATTATGCAAATAACTGATCCTCAAAATTAGTTTGAGGAGGAATGCTTGATATTTCAGAATCTATGTAATCAAATAGAAATCTATTctagtatggggggggggggagtttgttTCATCTATTTCCATTTTGTGCAATAAGGCCTCAGAGGTGGGTTACATCCAGGTAAATTTAGTTACTCACAaaaatggagtaactcagcaagtTACTGCATCcctataatcaatgtttcaggcctgagcctttctgcaAAGAATGAGCGAAAGataggcaggtgcttgaataaaaaagCTGGGGGATAAGGAAAGAAAAggtagggaaaggggaagaggtcAACAGACAAAGGCCATAATGGAAGATTGAAGGGATGACAGTGgaggaaagctgagaattgattggggtagTGGGTGGCTCTGAGTGCAGACCTGAaagaatggagacagagggatagctagaggaaaggagacataggaatATGGGAAGGGGTGAGATGGGAGAGATTGGAAGTTAGGGGCtgacggaaaccagagaagtcaatgttaatgccatctggttgaagggtgcccagaggggatatgaggtgttgttcctccaatcctctacattggagagactggacacagactgggagattgctttgttaagcatattcactttgtctgctgtaataggggggatctcccagtggtaatccattttaatttcccaccccactcccatgtTGACGTGTCTATCCAATATCATATGCACTGCCAGattaagaccacctgcaaattgtaggaacgacacctcataatccatctgggcaccctccaaccagattgcattaacattgaattctccGATTTctattcaaaatttttttttctctctctctctctcttatttcagatttcaagaaTCTGCACACTTTGCTTTGGTTTATCATATGTATCTAGGTAAAAATTGACAATGATGTAATTTTTGAATTATTAAATGCAGGTGCTTTCAATGGAGTTGATTATTTTCTATTTACAGATCATGGCTTTCTAAATTATTTCCCTTCAATAGTTGCTGCTGCTTGCATAGCAGCATCTCGAGCTGTGCTCAAACTCTCCCCATTATGGCCTGTCCGACTGTATTATCTTACTGCTTATGCATGGGAAACACTGTTACCCTGTGTTGAACAACTGTTGATGTAAGTTCCATTTTGTCTTTCAGCAATTGTTTAAAATTGCATTTGGTGCATTGACTGAtgagtttttcttgtttattttagagCTCATGACAGTGATGTAAATGAAGCTGGCAAACAGAAAAGTAATAGATCAGTTCTGCAAATGGGACACACCACTTTATCAACTCCTTCTTCAACTTCGTCCCAAACCTGGACTGAGGGCCACACTCCACCATACTTGCATCTACTGCAGTATTCCCAGCAGCAGCCACTTCTGCTGAATTGCCAGAGTACCTTTCCAACTGGGCAGACATCAAGATGTGCAATGCCACCACACCCTTCCAATATCCAAGCAAATCCTTCAGCTCCTAGATCCATCCAAACGAATGCTGCTGTGGCATTAACAACAAATGTGGATGTCAAATCTTCTATTGATATTCCTAACCAGAGCTACCAAGTCAACGGTCATCTAAACCTGAACAGCAATATGCTTTAAAAGCTAACTGCTTTATTCTAATTCAGTTATTAAAATACAGAACTAAATGAAAGATCATTTTTATTAATATAATTATGCTTTACAAAGGGCATTTTTCTACATTATGAAAAGTAACAATATCACTTTATTTTGTAAATGTGATTGTTGAGCACTAAtagttacaaaatttaaaaaaaaatgtctacagaAGTATTTGATGTTTAGCAATAAGTACTTCCattaaaatataacatttattTGATCTGGAAGAATTTTGAATAGAG from Narcine bancroftii isolate sNarBan1 chromosome 10, sNarBan1.hap1, whole genome shotgun sequence encodes the following:
- the LOC138744392 gene encoding cyclin-J-like isoform X1 — protein: MTVRRHDSHIRVLSCCFLEGSRLPELKLLPYKSRSPQLNVRRYFADLLAIISNHFHLCPTARHLAVYLLDLFMDRYNISVQQLHLVALSCLLLASKFEEKEDRVPKLEQLNSLHCMTSVNLVLNKQTLLHMELLLLESFQWNLCLPTAAHFIDYYLSIAVHETDLHDGWPMFYLEKTKLYTKKYSGYFLEVTLQDHGFLNYFPSIVAAACIAASRAVLKLSPLWPVRLYYLTAYAWETLLPCVEQLLIAHDSDVNEAGKQKSNRSVLQMGHTTLSTPSSTSSQTWTEGHTPPYLHLLQYSQQQPLLLNCQSTFPTGQTSRCAMPPHPSNIQANPSAPRSIQTNAAVALTTNVDVKSSIDIPNQSYQVNGHLNLNSNML
- the LOC138744392 gene encoding cyclin-J-like isoform X2: MTVRRHDSHIRVLSCCFLEGSRLPELKLLPYKSRSPQLNVRRYFADLLAIISNHFHLCPTARHLAVYLLDLFMDRYNISVQQLHLVALSCLLLASKFEEKEDRVPKLEQLNSLHCMTSVNLVLNKQTLLHMELLLLESFQWNLCLPTAAHFIDYYLSIAVHETDLHDGWPMFYLEKTKLYTKKYSGYFLEVTLQVAAACIAASRAVLKLSPLWPVRLYYLTAYAWETLLPCVEQLLIAHDSDVNEAGKQKSNRSVLQMGHTTLSTPSSTSSQTWTEGHTPPYLHLLQYSQQQPLLLNCQSTFPTGQTSRCAMPPHPSNIQANPSAPRSIQTNAAVALTTNVDVKSSIDIPNQSYQVNGHLNLNSNML